A window of Daucus carota subsp. sativus chromosome 2, DH1 v3.0, whole genome shotgun sequence genomic DNA:
GTCGATAGTCTGGGAATCAATTCAAGATGCAATGAATCATCTGACCCTTGTAATGTTGACGGGGAGAAATTCAGCACAGTTGTAACTGATGAATTCCCATCTTTTGATCTTGGATTCTAAATGAAGTATGTACACTCTGTAGCATAGTTCATTTTGTTAGTTTGACAAAGTGTGTTTTTAAGTGACTGATTTCCTCAATCCTTATGCACAGAGAGTCTGAGAGACTATTCTGAACAGATATATGGCTGCAAAAGTTTCCCAGGCCCCAAGCTAGTCATCTAGCTGTGAATAAATCTCGCAAACTACTGTTCCGGACAGAATCAGTTTTTCTTGATAAATATCACAATCAAGTTGTCATTATGAGATGATTGTATTCAGTTTGGCTGGTCAAGCATGGTTGTCAAACCTAAATATGTAGCTCAAAGGCTGGTTCAGTTACCAATATTAGTGAGATCTGAAGGGGGGCTTCTTTTTTTCCCAGTTATAAGTTTGTATGCAGTTTAGAGAGTTATATAAAGGCCTTTCCATAATTGTGCAACATTctctattatgttttaaaatcatatatccttctaataataattttatcattCGGCTTTGCTGGAAAAGTATGCATTGCACCTCAATCAATAGATGCGAAGAGGAAATACAATTGCCGTACCTATGTAAAAGCAATTATAAAAAGTGTGATTCTggacaaggatacaatcaattTTAAGCCACTGAGACCACAGATAATAAATGAGCTAACAAGAAACTGCACTTATGGTACAATATTAGCACTGGTGTAAGAGATTAAGTAAAATGATTTCAAGAATTTGCAGAGAATTGTTGGGTAGTACACAAAACACGACTTTCATCTATCATTCTAGTTTCTCACCCTCCTTGGACTAGTATATCTTAGTAGGGTTTTGAATAAACTCTTACTTTTGCGGTACTGTACAATTGCTTTTGATGTCCCCTTGTCTTCGGTATGGATTAACATTGAAGATGATCTCTGAGGCACCGGAAAATGCTGCAAACAACAGAAGAGAATCACTTATATAAGCCAGGAATTTTATTACAGATCATTGAAGTCAACAGTTTATCATCCTGCTGTCGGTACTTACCTGCTGTATGTTATTGTTAGCAGGATTTGGAGAACGTGATCTATCAGCAACTGACTCAGCACGCTTTAGTGAAAACCGAAGAGGTGAAACTCCTCGTGTATCTGCTTGAACATATACGTGTTGGCTCTCAATAAACCAAAAATCACTTGCAAAAACAATGCTATAATGCATAACATACTTGTTTGTGGAGTTAATAAGAAGTGAACAATCGTACTCTGACCTGATACTTTCCTTGAAGCAGCCCTAGTAAATGAAAAATTTGCAGAACCTGGGGATGCAGAAAGTGGCCGAGAAATTCCTCTGCAAAAGCATCACAAACATCAAATTGTAATCTTTATAGCAAAACAGAGACTAGTTTACCTTGATATCAACATTGTAGTGCATTACCTAATAATTTGTGCATCAGGTCTCACCAGATTTGGTTGAACAGCTGCAGTAAAACAATTTGCAACAAAATATACTCAGAAATTTTAGCTTGTTGTTGTCAACCGTGCTTCTCCCACATCTGTTAAGAACAGGAATAGAGTGACAGAAAAGGAAATATGATCTCTTCACACTTACATTTGTTCGAGCCCTCATCGAGACTCAAGCCGGGACTGTTTTTTATCAGTTCTGGCTCGCCGTTACTATCTGAAGTTGGCTTGGCTGCACAAAGGATGACTACCATGTTAGCTGATATTTACTCAACATTATAGTGATCAAATCCTAGTGCTAGTGAGGCAGGTATAAttcagaaaaatgaaaatatcatGATTGCCTGGGAAAATGTATCTCTTATGGTGCTTCGGAGTCTCAACCACCAGAGTTTGTCGTCGAACTCCGACTTGCTCAGTAAACTCCTGACATATCCTTAACCTCTAAAATGCAGACCAATATCAGTCAATTGTAAATTTTTAAGCCTCAGGGTGAATAAGAACAAGAATTCATTTTGAACAAATAAGAGAACACTGACAATGCTCAAATCACTTCCATAATCAAGTACCTGTTCAATGTTCGAGAATCGAACCTTCGTATCAGAAAATTCAGTGACCTTATCATCCAAGAAAGTGGTGACTTTAAAT
This region includes:
- the LOC108209414 gene encoding protein ABIL2 isoform X2, whose translation is MERGTSLFSANVAQQSSNYDELFMQQHILFTDSLKDLKNIRKQLYSAAEYFESSYERDDDKQLVVETVKDYATKALISSVDHLGSVAFKVTTFLDDKVTEFSDTKVRFSNIEQRLRICQEFTEQVGVRRQTLVVETPKHHKRYIFPAKPTSDSNGEPELIKNSPGLSLDEGSNKSVQPNLVRPDAQIIRGISRPLSASPGSANFSFTRAASRKVSDTRGVSPLRFSLKRAESVADRSRSPNPANNNIQQHFPVPQRSSSMLIHTEDKGTSKAIVQYRKSKSLFKTLLRYTSPRRVRN
- the LOC108209414 gene encoding protein ABIL2 isoform X1; amino-acid sequence: MERGTSLFSANVAQQSSNYDELFMQQHILFTDSLKDLKNIRKQLYSAAEYFESSYERDDDKQLVVETVKDYATKALISSVDHLGSVAFKVTTFLDDKVTEFSDTKVRFSNIEQRLRICQEFTEQVGVRRQTLVVETPKHHKRYIFPAKPTSDSNGEPELIKNSPGLSLDEGSNKSVQPNLVRPDAQIIRGISRPLSASPGSANFSFTRAASRKVSGQNTRGVSPLRFSLKRAESVADRSRSPNPANNNIQQHFPVPQRSSSMLIHTEDKGTSKAIVQYRKSKSLFKTLLRYTSPRRVRN
- the LOC108209414 gene encoding protein ABIL2 isoform X5 is translated as MQQHILFTDSLKDLKNIRKQLYSAAEYFESSYERDDDKQLVVETVKDYATKALISSVDHLGSVAFKVTTFLDDKVTEFSDTKVRFSNIEQRLRICQEFTEQVGVRRQTLVVETPKHHKRYIFPAKPTSDSNGEPELIKNSPGLSLDEGSNKSVQPNLVRPDAQIIRGISRPLSASPGSANFSFTRAASRKVSGQNTRGVSPLRFSLKRAESVADRSRSPNPANNNIQQHFPVPQRSSSMLIHTEDKGTSKAIVQYRKSKSLFKTLLRYTSPRRVRN
- the LOC108209414 gene encoding protein ABIL3 isoform X4, whose protein sequence is MTANVAQQSSNYDELFMQQHILFTDSLKDLKNIRKQLYSAAEYFESSYERDDDKQLVVETVKDYATKALISSVDHLGSVAFKVTTFLDDKVTEFSDTKVRFSNIEQRLRICQEFTEQVGVRRQTLVVETPKHHKRYIFPAKPTSDSNGEPELIKNSPGLSLDEGSNKSVQPNLVRPDAQIIRGISRPLSASPGSANFSFTRAASRKVSGQNTRGVSPLRFSLKRAESVADRSRSPNPANNNIQQHFPVPQRSSSMLIHTEDKGTSKAIVQYRKSKSLFKTLLRYTSPRRVRN
- the LOC108209414 gene encoding protein ABIL2 isoform X3; the protein is MPKHFSNVAQQSSNYDELFMQQHILFTDSLKDLKNIRKQLYSAAEYFESSYERDDDKQLVVETVKDYATKALISSVDHLGSVAFKVTTFLDDKVTEFSDTKVRFSNIEQRLRICQEFTEQVGVRRQTLVVETPKHHKRYIFPAKPTSDSNGEPELIKNSPGLSLDEGSNKSVQPNLVRPDAQIIRGISRPLSASPGSANFSFTRAASRKVSGQNTRGVSPLRFSLKRAESVADRSRSPNPANNNIQQHFPVPQRSSSMLIHTEDKGTSKAIVQYRKSKSLFKTLLRYTSPRRVRN